Genomic DNA from Pseudomonas fitomaticsae:
AGACGCTCGTCGGGCCGATATTGCTCAATCGGAAAATATCCTTGCGCAAATCCCCCGGCGACACCGGCGACTATGGATCAGGCCATGAGAAAAAAACGTATCGACCAGTGTCAGCGACAGGATTGGCAACCCTGTTATTATCCGCGCCAGCGTTTCACGCCTTCTTTCTTCAAGCCGATACGAGCGAATTCATGAGCACTGACAAGACCAATCAGTCCTGGGGCGGCCGCTTCAGTGAACCCGTCGACGCCTTCGTCGCCCGCTTCACCGCCTCCGTCACTTTCGACCAGCGCCTGTATCGCCACGACATCATGGGCTCGATCGCCCACGCCACCATGCTGGCCAAGGTCGGCGTGCTGACGGATGTCGAGCGCGACAGCATCATCGATGGCCTGAAGACCATCCAGGGCGAAATCGAGGCCGGCCAGTTCGACTGGCGCGTCGACCTCGAAGACGTGCACATGAACATCGAAGCACGCCTGACCGACCGCATCGGCGTCACCGGCAAGAAGCTGCACACCGGCCGCAGCCGCAATGACCAGGTCGCCACCGACATCCGCCTGTGGCTGCGTGACGAGATCGACCTGATCCTGAGCGAGATCACCCGCCTGCAAAAAGGCCTGCTGGAGCAGGCCGAGCGTGAAGCCGCCAGCATCATGCCGGGCTTCACCCACCTGCAGACCGCTCAGCCGGTGACCTTCGGGCACCACATGCTGGCCTGGTTCGAAATGCTCAGCCGCGACTACGAGCGTCTGGTCGACTGCCGCAAGCGCACCAACCGCATGCCGCTGGGCAGCGCCGCGCTGGCCGGCACCACTTACCCGATCGACCGCGAATACACCGCGCAACTGTTGGGCTTCGACGCCGTCGGCGGCAACTCGCTGGACAACGTGTCCGACCGTGACTTCGCCATCGAATTCTGCTCGGCCGCGAGCATCGCGATGATGCACCTGTCGCGCTTCTCCGAAGAGCTGGTGCTGTGGACCAGTGCGCAGTTCCAGTTCATCGATCTGCCGGACCGTTTCTGCACCGGCAGCTCGATCATGCCGCAAAAGAAAAACCCGGACGTGCCGGAGCTGGTACGTGGCAAGACCGGTCGTGTGTTCGGCGCCCTGATGGGCCTGCTGACCCTGATGAAAGGCCAGCCTCTGGCCTACAACAAGGACAACCAGGAAGACAAGGAACCGCTGTTCGACGCCGCCGACACCCTGCGCGATTCGCTGCGTGCCTTTGCCGACATGATCCCGGCGATCAAGCCAAAGCACGCGATCATGCGCGAAGCGGCGCTGCGCGGCTTCTCCACCGCCACTGACCTCGCCGACTACCTGGTACGCCGTGGCCTGCCGTTCCGTGATTGCCACGAGATCGTCGGCCACGCGGTGAAGTACGGCGTCGACACCGGCAAGGATCTGGCGGAAATGAGCCTGGAGGAACTGCGTCAGTTCAGCGACCAGATCGAGCAGGACGTGTTTGCCGTGCTGACCCTCGAAGGCTCGGTAAATGCCCGTGATCACATCGGCGGCACTGCGCCG
This window encodes:
- the argH gene encoding argininosuccinate lyase; amino-acid sequence: MSTDKTNQSWGGRFSEPVDAFVARFTASVTFDQRLYRHDIMGSIAHATMLAKVGVLTDVERDSIIDGLKTIQGEIEAGQFDWRVDLEDVHMNIEARLTDRIGVTGKKLHTGRSRNDQVATDIRLWLRDEIDLILSEITRLQKGLLEQAEREAASIMPGFTHLQTAQPVTFGHHMLAWFEMLSRDYERLVDCRKRTNRMPLGSAALAGTTYPIDREYTAQLLGFDAVGGNSLDNVSDRDFAIEFCSAASIAMMHLSRFSEELVLWTSAQFQFIDLPDRFCTGSSIMPQKKNPDVPELVRGKTGRVFGALMGLLTLMKGQPLAYNKDNQEDKEPLFDAADTLRDSLRAFADMIPAIKPKHAIMREAALRGFSTATDLADYLVRRGLPFRDCHEIVGHAVKYGVDTGKDLAEMSLEELRQFSDQIEQDVFAVLTLEGSVNARDHIGGTAPAQVKAAVVRGQTLIASR